A stretch of Prunus dulcis chromosome 6, ALMONDv2, whole genome shotgun sequence DNA encodes these proteins:
- the LOC117631530 gene encoding vacuolar cation/proton exchanger 5, giving the protein MNYKLQGLEIQSQLEMESLDNSSIHEFEDESPFTPGAEAQKTHSMQAVGECSFSRGSQASGDKVWRNICRSIKTVVFSTKLNLLMPFGPLAIFVYKLTGHNGWVFFLSLLGITPLAERLGYATEQLAFYTGATVGGLLNATFGNATELIISIYALKRGMLRVVQQSLLGSILSNMLLVLGCAFFSGGLVFHEKEQVFNKATAVVNSGLLLMAVMGLLFPAVLHYTHTEVHFGKSELALSRFSSCIMLVAYATYLFFQLKSQKNLYVPLNEEVSQNEENSDDDEAPEISKWESIIWLSIMTAWISILSEYLVNAIEGASVAWNLPVAFISVILLPIVGNAAEHASAIMFAMKDKLDISLGVAIGSSTQISMFGIPFCVVVGWIMGRPMDLNFQLFETATLFITVLVVAFMLQDGTSNYFKGLMLILCYLIVAASFFVHVDPSPADETQSKT; this is encoded by the exons ATGAATTATAAGTTACAAGGGCTTGAAATCCAGTCTCAACTTGAA ATGGAATCACTGGACAACAGTTCAATACATGAATTTGAGGATGAGAGTCCTTTTACTCCGGGGGCTGAGGCTCAAAAGACACATTCTATGCAAGCAGTGGGGGAATGTTCATTTTCACGGGGTTCACAAGCTAGTGGTGATAAAGTGTGGAGAAATATATGTAGAAGCATAAAGACTGTAGTTTTCTCAACTAAGCTCAACTTGCTTATGCCCTTTGGACCTCTAGCGATATTTGTATATAAGTTAACTGGCCATAAT GGCTGGGTCTTTTTCTTGAGCTTGTTGGGCATAACACCTTTGGCTGAGCGTTTAGGTTATGCTACAGA GCAGCTGGCGTTCTATACTGGAGCTACTG TTGGGGGTCTTTTAAATGCTACTTTTGGAAATGCAACAGAACTGATTATATCAATTTATGCACTGAAACGTGGAATGTTACGCGTTGTTCAGCAGTCGTTGTTAGGTTCTATTCTGTCAAACATGCTGCTGGTGCTTGGTTGTGCATTCTTCAGTGGTGGGCTTGTTTTTCATGAGAAGGAACAGGTGTTTAACAAG GCAACTGCTGTTGTGAACTCAGGGTTGCTGTTAATGGCAGTCATGGGCCTACTTTTTCCAGCTGTTTTGCACTATACTCACACTGAGGTGCATTTTGGGAAGTCAGAGTTGGCACTTTCAAGATTTAGCAGTTGCATCATGCTTGTGGCATATGCCACATATCTTTTCTTCCAGTTAAAGAGTCAAAAGAATCTGTATGTTCCTCTAAATGAG GAAGTGAGTCAGAATGAAGAGAACTCAGATGATGATGAAGCTCCTGAGATCTCTAAATGGGAATCAATAATTTGGCTTTCAATAATGACAGCTTGGATCTCAATCCTATCGGAATATTTAGTTAATGCCATAGAG GGAGCATCTGTAGCATGGAACTTGCCGGTTGCATTTATTAGTGTTATTTTGCTCCCAATTGTGGGTAATGCTGCAGAGCATGCTAGTGCGATTATGTTTGCCATGAAGGACAAGCTT GACATTTCTTTGGGAGTGGCAATAGGGTCATCAACACAGATATCCATGTTTGGG ATTCCTTTTTGTGTAGTTGTTGGGTGGATTATGGGGCGCCCTATGGACTTGAACTTTCAGCTTTTTGAGACAGCAACACTTTTTATAACTGTCTTAGTTGTAGCCTTTATGCTGCAG GATGGAACCTCTAATTACTTCAAAGGGTTGATGCTTATTCTTTGTTATCTGATAGTCGCCGCAAGTTTCTTTGTTCATGTAGATCCTTCTCCAGCAG ATGAAACACAATCGAAAACGTAG